A segment of the Terribacillus aidingensis genome:
CTTCCGCGGCCAGGACGCTCCCGCTGTAATTCAGGTACAACTTCTACCATTATTTCAGCGCCTGTGCCGCCTTGGCCAACCTCATATATATGCAAATTCGTTCCATCAGCAAGCTGTGCCTCTGTTTTCTTACGGAACCCCATTAGTTCTACTAAGACACGTTCTGTCGGTGCAAGCTCCGGCACAGTCAGCTTTACCGGCCCAAGACCAACGATAGCAAACTCCGCCGGTACATCGGCATCTTCCCAAGGAACTCCTGCAGGGACACCTTCGTTCTGTTCATCCGAAACAAGCATGAGCCGCTGCTTTTCCGGATCCTCGAAGAAGAGAACTCTTCGTCCTTGCAGTTCCACTTCTTGTGACTGAATATTATATCCTTCTAAACGATCAGCCCAATAACGAATTGCTTCATCTGATGCGACACGCAAGGATGTAAGGGAAATACTGTTATTCCCCGTATACGTCCGGCCAGCACGATGAATTTCGAAAAAAGTTAGATCTGTTCCCGGACTGCCAAGCTTGTCAGCATAGAAAAGGTGATACATCGACGTATCATCCTGGTTGACTGTCTTTTTGACAAGGCGCATTCCCATCACTTTTGTATAAAAATCATAGTTATTCGCTGCGTTTGCTGTTATGGCTGAAACGTGGTGAATACCGTGAAGTTCCATCATCTGCTTCGCCCCCTAAACGTACAATGTATTAGTTACTTACAAAATGTAACCTACTTCAAATAAAAATGCAAATGCTCCCTCTCTTTATTGATAGAATTAAAGTGAAGGAGGACAATTATGCTGACAACTCTTTATGTTGTGCGTCATGCGCATACTATTTATACACCCGATGAACGGAACCGGACATTATCCGAGAAAGGATATCGTGATGCGAGGATAGTTCAGAAGCTTTTAGCAGCCGAACAAGTAGACACCTATATCTCCAGCCCCTATCGACGTGCTTGGGAAACGATTGTGCGTAATGCTTCCGCTGCTGTGCTGGATGAAAGACTGCGAGAGCGGCAAGTAGCCACTGCACCGGTTGAAGACTTCCAAGGAGCTATGGACCGTTTATGGTCACAGGAAGAATATCTGTTTCCGGGCGGTGAATCGAATAGGAGTGCTAGAGCAAGAGGCGTGAATGCCTTTCAGGATATACTCGCTGCTTATCCTGGTAAACGGGTCGCCATCGGAACGCACGGTAATCTGATGGTGCTGACAATGGGGCATTACGACACCCGGTTCGATTATGAATTCTGGAAACAGCTGAAGATGCCTGCTATCTGGAAGCTAACCTTCGATGACCACCAATACATACAGGCTGAGCCTTTATCTATACAAAAATAGCGGACATCATCTGTCCGCTATTTTCCATCCGTATGCAATTTCAGGGTAAGAGACCCCTTCAATCTGAAGCTTGTCTTCAGCGATTTTCACTCCGCCTAAGCTTTCATAGAAATGCCTGGCATCATTTCCGACGAGCATCCATGCCACCACGCCTGTTAACCCGTCGGTGGCAAGCCGATTTTCCAAAGATCGCATAAGCATCTTTCCGATCCCACGATTCTTATTGGCAGGATCAAGATAAACTGCGTATACCTCGCCATCGTAATCTGGATGTATATTATCCCGGCATCTGCCTCCGCTGATAAAGCCGACAACCGTCTCACCTTCTTCTGCAACAAGCAGTAAGGATCCGGACCCCAGCACCCTTTCAAACCGAGCTGCTCTTTCTTCCGGTCGAATGGCAGTTAGATAATCAGCAGGCAATATATCCTGATAGGCAAATTGCCAGCCAAGCATACTAATTTCTCCGATCCTATTACAGTCAGCTTTTCTTGCTTCACGTATGGTAACTGTCATCCTGATCCCCCTTTTTAGATTAAGCTAATACAGTCGGCTGAAAATCAATCAATAAGACAGCTCGTACACCTGGGCGATCTGCTTCCCCTTTTTGGATTGGGCTGACATAGTGACTAACCGCCTCATCATGTACTCCGTAGGATTCCAACGGCTTATGGATTTCAAAGCTTTCGTGGAATTGACTGGAGTCCGCGTCTTTAGGCAGCTTTCCGGCACAAGCAGGAGTCGCAATGATATTAAGCC
Coding sequences within it:
- a CDS encoding ring-cleaving dioxygenase; this translates as MELHGIHHVSAITANAANNYDFYTKVMGMRLVKKTVNQDDTSMYHLFYADKLGSPGTDLTFFEIHRAGRTYTGNNSISLTSLRVASDEAIRYWADRLEGYNIQSQEVELQGRRVLFFEDPEKQRLMLVSDEQNEGVPAGVPWEDADVPAEFAIVGLGPVKLTVPELAPTERVLVELMGFRKKTEAQLADGTNLHIYEVGQGGTGAEIMVEVVPELQRERPGRGSVHHVAFRVKDRDELERAKKILYAAHLPNSGLVDRYYFQSLYFREPNGILFELATDGPGFATDEDPNALGETLALPPFLEGERESIEARLTPLDTRKK
- a CDS encoding GNAT family N-acetyltransferase produces the protein MTVTIREARKADCNRIGEISMLGWQFAYQDILPADYLTAIRPEERAARFERVLGSGSLLLVAEEGETVVGFISGGRCRDNIHPDYDGEVYAVYLDPANKNRGIGKMLMRSLENRLATDGLTGVVAWMLVGNDARHFYESLGGVKIAEDKLQIEGVSYPEIAYGWKIADR
- a CDS encoding histidine phosphatase family protein, with the protein product MLTTLYVVRHAHTIYTPDERNRTLSEKGYRDARIVQKLLAAEQVDTYISSPYRRAWETIVRNASAAVLDERLRERQVATAPVEDFQGAMDRLWSQEEYLFPGGESNRSARARGVNAFQDILAAYPGKRVAIGTHGNLMVLTMGHYDTRFDYEFWKQLKMPAIWKLTFDDHQYIQAEPLSIQK